GGGCCCACTGCTCACAGGGAAGAGATCTTGACAGTCTCCGGGAGGAGGCAAGGGGTACCCAGGCTGGAGTTCCTGAGGGTGCTGCTGGCCCCACCGCCACCACCAGGGGAGGAAGGCTGACTCTCATCTGGGGTGTTGGCAGGAGGGGTAGGGATACTGATAATGGCAGCCACGAAGTCCCGGCTGTCGCAGTTCAGGTCAAGGCAGTCATGGGGCTTGGCATTGAGGCTTGAGCGGCTGTGGATAAGGGTAGGGAGACAGAAGGCTCTTAAAAGGTCATCTTAATACTTGCCACAGTGATCATGACATTTAATGAGCGCTGACTGAAAAGCTGGGACTGTGCTAAATGCTTCGTCTGCATCCTCAATTATGGTGGTGCCCAGTGAGGGCTCTGGGGTCAGAtggtcctgggttcaaatcctggtctCATTTTAGCATCTCTaaacctctcttctctttctttcatgtgTAGCACGGGAATAACAGCATTTTCTACCTCATAAGGTCATTGTGGAGATTACATGAGATGGTAAGTGACACAAAGTGCTCAGAGCAGTGCCCGGAACAGAATGAGCACACATTCAAAAATGTTCTCCGTTTCAGTTACTCCTTATGATGCCaaaattctcacaacaatccatAGTAAGATCTACACAACCCTGTCCCTGTTCCTTTCTGGTTTTACTTCCTACCACTCTCCCCCTCACTCATTCCACTCCACTCACAGTCGCTTCCTGGCTGCATCTCTAACATGCAGACCCTTTtcggcctcagggcctttgcacaggctatTTGCTCTGTCTAGACAGCTCTTCCTCTAGACATCCACatggctccctccctcacctccttcaggtgtTACCTCagcaaagccttccctgaccactatTTAAACTGCATCACACCGTCTTCTGTGTTCTCTGTCCCCAATCCccgatttatttttcttcttggcaCTTAACATACTATATCatctctgtgtttctttgtttattaattGTCTCATCccactaaaatataaattccagAAGGTCAAGGATTTCTATCTGTTCTCTTCACTGCCTAAAGTGAACTCAACTCCTAAACTCCTGAAGTGAACTCCAAAGTTCCTAAAATTATGCCTGGCATGTAATAGGTGCtcgataaatgtttgttgaaagaaccAATGAAGAACAAGTTCCAGACAAGATAATCCCAAGCTCCCAGCATACAGGAGTTTGGGTTCGAGCTAGGCTTGCTAGCCCCCAAGTCATGAAGCCTCAGAGGCCCTGGTGCAAGGTCTGAGCTTCCCCAGGGGTAGCCAACAGGTGGGGGCGCTTACCTCTGAGGGGCAGGACTCCTCCGCAGCCCTGCCAGTGTGTCCAGCTCCTGCATGCTGCCACGACTGACCGAGGCAGTGGAGTTGGCAAGGCGAATGGCACGGCGCTTGGCCCTGCGGGGACAACAGGAGGACAGCAGGCTGCCAGGTCCCGCAGGTTGGGAGGACACAGAGGTGCTGCGGCTGGTGCGGCCCCCCAGTGAGTCGGCACCCACGGCCTCGCTGAAGGTCAGCTCATCTGTGAACTCGTGGCACTGTGGGCAGAAGGAAGGCACAGTCACAAGGCACCACACAGGAACTGACCCCACCCCTAGGCCTCTGCTTAGGCCATTCCTTCCTTTCCAGAAGTCACTCTTGATTCCTTTCCCTTGCCCATCCTTCAAGGCTCAGCTGTTCCGgggcctcttccaggaagccctgtGTGATTTCCACAATTAGTAGTGAGCCTCCCATCCCAGGGTGGGAACTGGCTTGCCCACAGAGAAACTCCCCTCATTCCACCATGCCACCTCTCATTAGGTCTCACCGTTGTCTTCTCCAGACAGTGCAGGAGGTGGTGATGTTGTTGCTCAAAAGCAGAACGGTTCCTGATACACAGCGCCTGTTCGTCCACACTGCTACTGTCCTGGAGTGGACGGAGCAGGGGGATGAGGTCAggaccctctcctcctcccatcactgctcaccccccaaccccaattcaggcccctccccacctcaaggCCCCCGTTCTGCTTGTACTGCAGGAAGGCATTGGTGGTACCACTCTTTGCCAACCGGATCCTTGCCAAGCGCACCTTctacagagagaggaggagatagaGGGTCAGGTGGGTAAACACAAGAGTAGACTGGCTTTGGGTATGGGGAACAGGAGGTACTCAGATGGAAGGGGCAGTTACCTGCTGTGCTCGGCGCTTGTCAGCACGCTGGTTCTGGTGGTAGATGCGGCTAAAGTTGGACACGATGACTGGCACAGGCAGTGCAATGACCAGGACACCACTGAGGGAGCAGATGGATCCGAAAATCTTGCCAGCAATGGTGCTGGGCACCATGTCTCCATAGCTGGGGCCGGGGGAGGTAAGCCAAGGTCAAGAAGTGTTCAAGCACCCCTCAGTCTCCCCCTCCGTTCCATCCAGCCTGACGCACTTTGCAACCCTGGCCAGGCACtgaaactctctgagcctcagtttctcactctGCAAAATGTGGGGAAAGACCTCTGTGGCcaccagtggggggtggggatcaaATGAGAAACTGGCCGTTGGGCCCCTACCATCTGCTGCCCCCATCTGAGCTGCACACCGAACATCTGAGTCAGCTGGAAATCTATTAATACCaagcagaggggagaaggaggaagtgaCAGGCAGTAAATATAGTCTCCTGGGGAGAAAGTCCCAGCACCACTAGCCAGCTGAGGGGCTCTGAGTCCCGGGAGAAGTGCTCTGTTGTATTTGCTTACATCTGTCTTACCTTCTGTAGGTAGGACCCCTTCTtatcttccagaaaaaaagtCTTGAAACTGTCCTCATATGAAAAaataggggtggggggagccttgAAACTCCATCCTCCTTGTCTCCATGCCACCTCCTCTCCCATGGAGCTGGAGCAGTGCCAGTCTAACCTACTTGTttcacagggtgggggtgggggggccaaaGCCCAGGGAGGTTCTGTAATTGACtggctcaagatcacacagcacaCTTTTGTTCTGATCACGGGACCAATTAGATCCCCTCCCCTCTGCGGTCCCAGCCTCTAGGCCTTAGCTCAGTCCATGTCCCTCTTCCCCCCAAGGATGGCTGttgcttatttctttgttttgactcATTTAAAAGTCTCTCCAACTTGGCCATTTCTGGTCTGTGATGTGTCATCTCAGACTGTGTCCTCAACTATGAGACGCAGGCAGCTGTCCACCCTCCcggggttgttgtgaggactcAGTAGGGTAAAAGGCACCCAAATACCCAGTTCCAACCCGCTCTCAGGGCTCAGCATTTGTTTGTCGATCCAATTGTGAACCTCCAACCAGAATTACTTTCTACTCCATACAAACCTCAAATCAATTTTTCTGTACCTCTGTTAAAGCACTGATCAAGCCCAATCCATCCATTCAATAGATATTGAGCAGCAACTGTATACCTAATCCCAGTGATGGAAATTTAGAGGAACATGGTACCTGCCCTAGACAATGTCTTTAAGAAGAACACGAGTTTGGTGATTCTGTGTGATACTTTTACCCCAACTGTTTCCTCTCAGGGattgtcacttaaaaaataatgtcgaAAATACATTGTCCTGGAGAACATCAAAGAATCACAAAGCCACAGGGGTAGTACCCCCATACAGCAGATGATTCTAGAGGTTTGGGAGACATGGGTCCTCAAGATGGGAAAAGGGGGTGATAGAAAGCCAGTACCTATGTATCCTACACCAGAAACTTTCAGAGAACTTTCACAACTGTGATGTCACTGAATCCCCTCTAGATGAAGGGATAATCATGTCTCATTTGACACAGGAGATAACAGGCCCAGAGAAAACAAGGTCAACAGAAAAAGTGCTGCTAAAACAATCCTTGAACCCAAGTCTCCTGACCTGGAAAGTGAAGGCATTGTCAGAGCTGCGAGGGATTTGGAGATTAGTCCAGCTCCCTTCGTTttgacagatgagcaaactgaagtgcacattgagaaaaagaaatcatttatctAATcttcccaatctttttttttttttgagaatgagagagagagagagagagagagagagagtttatgTGCatgagcacacaagtgggggaggggcagagagggagagagagaatcccagtgaggagctccatgtggggctcaaacccatgaaccatgggatcatgacctgagctgaagtcggacgcttaaccgactgagccacccaggcagccctctaaCCCTAACCTTCAGAAAGGGTGAGTGTAATTGATCGGGCAGCTCCCAACACAGGGTCTGCACTCACCCAAGCGTAGTCATGGTGACAATGGTATACCAGAAGGCCGCAGGGATGCTAGTAAAGTTGGTCTTGTTTGTGCCCTTCTCGGCATAAAACATGACAGTGGCGAAGATGATGATGGCCATGGtaagggaaaagaggagaaagcccAGCTCAGAGGCACAGCTCTTGAGTGTGTAGCCCAGAATCCTCAAGCCCTGTGAGTGCCTGGAGAACTTGAAGATGCGGAATACCCGGAACACACGCAGGGTGACAAAGGCGCCTGAGACATCCTCGTTCTTGGGCACGAAAAGCCCAATGTAGTAGGGCAAGATGGCCACGACGTCGATAAGGCTCATTACGCTCCGCAGGAAGCGGCAACGGCTGGGGGCGGCGAATAGCCGCAGGAGGTATTCACCCGTGAATATGAGCACACAGGCCGTGTCCATACAGAAAAAGGCCAGTGGGAAGCGGTCGCCACAGGGCTGTTCCCTTGGGGGCCGCCGCGCGGGGCCGCGGCACGGGATGGTCTCGACCACATTGGCGATGACCGACACGGCGATGAAAAAGCCGGTCACATAGTAGAAAACGAGGGCCGCCGTGCTCGTGTGGGGGTTCTCGAAGGCCCGCCAGAGCCGCTGCCGCAAGGAGCTGCcggcaggcagggctgggccaTCCCCGGCCTGCTCAGCTTCCTCGTCCTCCGCCAGGCGCTCGGCGTTCTCCTTCTTGCGGTCCCGGTACTCTTCGAGGCAGCAGTCGCCCACGAGCTCAGGCACCAGACCATAGAAAGCCAGCTCTTCGTCGAAGGCCTGGATGCACTCCTGCCGCGGGCAGTGCAGCCGACCCGTGCGGTAGAAGTTCAGAACATGCCGGAACATGTCGGGGTCGCGATCGAAGAAGTACTCCCCGGAATCAGCATCATAGAAGAATTCCTTTTCTGAACTGCCCAGGAGGGTGTCAGGGTAACGGTCCAGAGTGTTCTTCCAGGTCTCAAAGCGCCGTCCGCTCACGTTCACCACCAGAACCTCATCCCCTCGAGATGCCTTCACCCCGGGCGCAGGAGGCAGGGGCTGCTGGGccaggggcagccagcccaccgCGGCCGCCCTCGCAAACGGCAGCCACGTGGCCACGCCTGCCGCCATCCTGCCGCGCCCCAGGCCCacggagactggggggggggtggcctttAGGAGAGTGTGGCTGTCTCCAGGATGGTGGGAACTTGGGGAGGCCCTGGGCCACTCGCACAAGCAAACTGGGGGTGTCTACAGAGGCCAAGAGGAACCAGGAGGAGGAACTAGAGAGATGGGCAGGGGCTTGGGGAGCATTTAGAGGGTCTGGGAAGGACCTGGGGGATGTCTTGAGGGAACTACAGAGAAGGGGCTAGGGGGACATGGAGAGTAGCAGAAAAGGGGAGCCTAGAGGGACCAACGAGGATCTCAGGGAGTGTTTAGAAACGCTGAGATGGTTCTAGAGGGGTCAGCAGGTGCTTGTGAGATGTCTGGGGTGTCTAGGAGGGGCAAGAAACGCTGGGGACCTGTCCACACTCTCAAGAGTTCTGAGGGAAAATGGGGCTGGGACCCCTCAGTGGGCTTGGAGAGGGGAATGCTGCATCCAGAGGGCTAGAAATGGGACCAGAGGTGTTTGAAAGAGGCCGAGAGTGGCTGGAACGCGGTTCTGGAGGGACTGAGAAAAGTGAGGTGGGTTGTCCACACCCTCAAGACTTCTGGGGAAAAGATTAGGGGATTGAAGCTCCCTCGTGGATCTAGGAAAGGGGTTGGTGAATGTAAGAGGTGGCTATAGAACCAGGAGGTTGTAAAGAGGCTGAGAGGTGTCTTGGGAGTGGCTAGAGCTGCCAAGAATAGCCTTGGTGGGGGGGTGTCTATACTTTACAGGAGTTCTGGGGAAGGAAGGCGAGGTGGCGCCCCCTAGAGGGGCTAGGGAAGGCAATGGGGTATCTAAAGGGGTAGATATGGAGCTAGGTTATCTTTCAGAGACTGAGAGGTGTCTGGGAGAGAGGGGTATGGGGGGTGCTGAGAAAGTCTGGTCTACCCTCTCCAGAGTTCCAGGGGGAGGAAAGGGGCCCGAGGAAGCCCCCTGGTGCTCAGTTGGAAGTTGGGAACAGCCCCAGCGCACTCAGATGGAAAAAGACTAAGAGGAGGGGGGTCCCCCCAAAATGGGTTGGAGAGTGGGATGAGGTGTTGAAAGGGTGTTGGGTGTGTCTCCAGGGAGGGGGGCTGGTGGGCCTTGCAGGTGGATGGGGGAGGCCGGGATAAAGCTGCGTCCCACCGTTGGGGGCTGGTCTGGGGAAACCACACCCCGATGGGCTGGCGGTGTGTGTCGGACAGCGGCAgtagcagcagcggcagcaggaggaggaagaggagaagcagCCACAGCCAGGCCTAGGAGAGGAGAAGGCAGcacaggcagggggagggggctgggtccCTGGAAGAACAAGGTCCAGCAGAACCCCTGGGGACTATCCCAGGATGGGTTAGGGTGTGGGGGCTGGACCAGGGAAGGACAAGGACAGAGCTGTTggtggccccctccccctccccaaagggCCGTCCTCACCTGTGTCCCCGCTGCAGCAGCGCAACAGCGGTGGGGCTGGGGGTACCAAACACCGGAGCTCCTACCCACCTCTGCAGAGCTGCCCGAGTTCTCCtcctgctctggctctctctccccgcccctctgaGCTTGCcgggagatgaagagagagacagggaggggcctCGTGGctcccagagccccctcccctaGGACAGCCTGAGAGGGACCCTGGGGAGACTCCGCCTCCTACAAAGCTGGTTGGGCCTCAGTCGcgtcatctggaaaatgggggtggCAGGGAGCTTTGCCagttctccccacctccttcctggactcccccctcttcctgcccAGCTCCtaccccctctgcccccaggggcccccacccccacccgtctGAATCAGCAGCACTTAGCAGATCCGATCGATGGGGAGGCGTCTGTTAATGGCCCCAGAGCGGAGTGCCATGGGGAATGATGCAGCGctgtgtcccctccctgcccccatgctgtagaagggctggagaagggggtGGATGGAGGGACCGGTGGGGGGCATTTCTCTAGATGGCAAGGCCCCCAAAGCTgctccctggggggggggtgtgcgtgGGTTAGATCCCAGCTCTGACCAAAGCTATTGCTGTGGGATTGGAGCACCATCCTGTTTTCAGATGTGAAGTGGGGGGTAAGGGGAGTGCAGATGGGACAAGTCAGGTCCCACCCCCATACCAGCTTCTCTCTCAGGCTGGCCCCACGCTGAGGGGCAGTCTCCCTCATCCGTCCATGTCCAGGAGCCTTCTGAATTCATGCCTTCTCCCCTAGAGGACTCTGCTCCTGGATGGCATAGAGCACTGGGTACCAAGCGTACCAGGCATGGATGGGTTCAAACTCCAGCTTTGCTACTGACTTATGTCCTTGAGCAAGTGACTTGCAATGTATCTTCAGTTGTCAGATGTCATGTTACCCCAACTTTATAGTGTCATTGGGAGCATTAGGAGTGACGTGAAAGGGGATGGCACAGGGCAGGGCACACCCAGGGGAGGTCTCCGTTTTAGTAATTAAAGGTGTggtgggagcgcctgggtggctcagtcagtagagcatctgactcttggttttggctcaggtcataatctcagggtttgtgggatcgagccctgacaGGGATCCACgctggcggtgcagagcctgcttgggattctctcgcttcctctctgcccctcccccgctcaggcacttgtgtgtgctctaaatataaataaacattaaaaaaaataaaggtgtggTGCAGGGGGGCAATAAGTCCAGGccaattttccacttttcaaTCAATCTAACCCATGCACATAATCCTCAGTTTGCCCACTCATCACACTCCCGATCTGTCCATTTCTCCATCCCTGCACCCACTCACCACACACCTATCCATTCATTCTCCCACCCACACAACCAAATGCTCTAcctatccctccacccacccacttgCTCACCCATTTGTATATTCACCCCATCCACCCATTTGCCAACCTATCCTTATGTACCCCCTGCACCCATCTACTTGTCTATCCATAGCCCTGCCCATCATTTATTTACCTACTCTTTACTCTtcctcatccatccatcaatccattcCCCTAGCCATCCATCTGTCCACTTACATCCCTgacctatccatctatccatttattcatgcaatcacctatccatccatctgtccatttaTTTCTCAACCTATCACTGATCCATGCAACCTTCCACTTATTTATCCATCAGTCCATCTAACCACTTATCTATCCTCTCATCTGCCCACTCATCCACACCCACACCCCATACATATCCACCCACATACATATCTGCCCATGTTTCTGTTCCATTCAGTTTGAGGGGCGGGCCCACAGTGACTGGAGACAGCTGGGTGAAGGTAGGGGAAGGGGGATAAAATTGTAGCCAGAGACCACCCTCCTCATGCCACCAGAGACCTCCCTTCCCATTCCAATGGTGTGACCTCCCCATCACCAGCACATCCCTCCTGGTTGGAAAGAATGAGAGTAGACAGTCAGTGGGTGGGCCCATCTGGCCAGATGGTATTTTGGCTGCagcctttacacacacacacacatgttgcTAGAACGCTGAACATGGACCGTGCCCCACCCAACATCCCCAATCCCAAATGCAGAGTAGCCAGGCTTCcagacataaattaaaaaataaaataaaataaaaaagagttggTCTCTGGGGAGGGAGAGCTCATGCAGAGATGAAGGCAAAGGCCCCTGGGAGCCAGggccaagaaggaagagaaatccttgcccctcccctcagGATCCCCACTCCCCAGGGGCTTCTGCCCTAAAACAGGGTCATTAACACCAGCCATCAGGCCTCCAACCCCTTTAATGTCCAGTCTCCCAACCTATTTGATTTTGGCGGTCCCATTTTCCCACCGCAGCCCAAGGGAATGGTTTcctggtgggtggggaggggaaggagtagGTGCAGCTCGCAGGTCTTTAGCTGGTTTCTCGAGGTTCTACGTCTGGGTCAGGGGACCCCACGCACTCCTTGCTGAGCCGCACAATTTCCTGGGAGAGAACTTCAATGTCCTAAGAAACAAAC
The window above is part of the Panthera tigris isolate Pti1 chromosome X, P.tigris_Pti1_mat1.1, whole genome shotgun sequence genome. Proteins encoded here:
- the KCND1 gene encoding potassium voltage-gated channel subfamily D member 1 isoform X3, which codes for MAAGVATWLPFARAAAVGWLPLAQQPLPPAPGVKASRGDEVLVVNVSGRRFETWKNTLDRYPDTLLGSSEKEFFYDADSGEYFFDRDPDMFRHVLNFYRTGRLHCPRQECIQAFDEELAFYGLVPELVGDCCLEEYRDRKKENAERLAEDEEAEQAGDGPALPAGSSLRQRLWRAFENPHTSTAALVFYYVTGFFIAVSVIANVVETIPCRGPARRPPREQPCGDRFPLAFFCMDTACVLIFTGEYLLRLFAAPSRCRFLRSVMSLIDVVAILPYYIGLFVPKNEDVSGAFVTLRVFRVFRIFKFSRHSQGLRILGYTLKSCASELGFLLFSLTMAIIIFATVMFYAEKGTNKTNFTSIPAAFWYTIVTMTTLGYGDMVPSTIAGKIFGSICSLSGVLVIALPVPVIVSNFSRIYHQNQRADKRRAQQKVRLARIRLAKSGTTNAFLQYKQNGGLEDSSSVDEQALCIRNRSAFEQQHHHLLHCLEKTTCHEFTDELTFSEAVGADSLGGRTSRSTSVSSQPAGPGSLLSSCCPRRAKRRAIRLANSTASVSRGSMQELDTLAGLRRSPAPQSRSSLNAKPHDCLDLNCDSRDFVAAIISIPTPPANTPDESQPSSPGGGGGASSTLRNSSLGTPCLLPETVKISSL
- the KCND1 gene encoding potassium voltage-gated channel subfamily D member 1 isoform X1, with product MAAGVATWLPFARAAAVGWLPLAQQPLPPAPGVKASRGDEVLVVNVSGRRFETWKNTLDRYPDTLLGSSEKEFFYDADSGEYFFDRDPDMFRHVLNFYRTGRLHCPRQECIQAFDEELAFYGLVPELVGDCCLEEYRDRKKENAERLAEDEEAEQAGDGPALPAGSSLRQRLWRAFENPHTSTAALVFYYVTGFFIAVSVIANVVETIPCRGPARRPPREQPCGDRFPLAFFCMDTACVLIFTGEYLLRLFAAPSRCRFLRSVMSLIDVVAILPYYIGLFVPKNEDVSGAFVTLRVFRVFRIFKFSRHSQGLRILGYTLKSCASELGFLLFSLTMAIIIFATVMFYAEKGTNKTNFTSIPAAFWYTIVTMTTLGYGDMVPSTIAGKIFGSICSLSGVLVIALPVPVIVSNFSRIYHQNQRADKRRAQQKVRLARIRLAKSGTTNAFLQYKQNGGLEDSSSVDEQALCIRNRSAFEQQHHHLLHCLEKTTCHEFTDELTFSEAVGADSLGGRTSRSTSVSSQPAGPGSLLSSCCPRRAKRRAIRLANSTASVSRGSMQELDTLAGLRRSPAPQSRSSLNAKPHDCLDLNCDSRDFVAAIISIPTPPANTPDESQPSSPGGGGGASSTLRNSSLGTPCLLPETVKISSLPRPPCPSTLGLASVSWLASCMLLFLCPRLPPDF
- the KCND1 gene encoding potassium voltage-gated channel subfamily D member 1 isoform X2, coding for MAAGVATWLPFARAAAVGWLPLAQQPLPPAPGVKASRGDEVLVVNVSGRRFETWKNTLDRYPDTLLGSSEKEFFYDADSGEYFFDRDPDMFRHVLNFYRTGRLHCPRQECIQAFDEELAFYGLVPELVGDCCLEEYRDRKKENAERLAEDEEAEQAGDGPALPAGSSLRQRLWRAFENPHTSTAALVFYYVTGFFIAVSVIANVVETIPCRGPARRPPREQPCGDRFPLAFFCMDTACVLIFTGEYLLRLFAAPSRCRFLRSVMSLIDVVAILPYYIGLFVPKNEDVSGAFVTLRVFRVFRIFKFSRHSQGLRILGYTLKSCASELGFLLFSLTMAIIIFATVMFYAEKGTNKTNFTSIPAAFWYTIVTMTTLGYGDMVPSTIAGKIFGSICSLSGVLVIALPVPVIVSNFSRIYHQNQRADKRRAQQKVRLARIRLAKSGTTNAFLQYKQNGGLEDSSSVDEQALCIRNRSAFEQQHHHLLHCLEKTTCHEFTDELTFSEAVGADSLGGRTSRSTSVSSQPAGPGSLLSSCCPRRAKRRAIRLANSTASVSRGSMQELDTLAGLRRSPAPQSRSSLNAKPHDCLDLNCDSRDFVAAIISIPTPPANTPDESQPSSPGGGGGASSTLRNSSLGTPCLLPETVKISSLLPPDF